Genomic segment of Chitinophaga varians:
AACATATACACCTGGACCAAATACTCCGGTATGGACCCCGAAGTAAGCGCCAGGCCCGGCAACCTCACGCCCGGATTTGATTACGCCGCCTATCCGCATTCACTGTCTTATGTGACCGGCTTAAACGTAACCTTCTAAAACGATGAACATGAAACGTATCTGCATTTTCGCATGTATCGCCATAGCAGGACTTACCGCCTGCAATAAATTCCTCGATACCAAACCGACGGATTTTTATACGCCCGACAACTATTACCAGAATGAAGTTCAGCTGCAACAGGCGCTGAACGGCGTATACAGTGACCTGATGCGCCCGGAGCTGTATGCGCAGGTGATGGGCTTCAACTTCGTGTCCACCACCGACGAAGTGATGGCCAACCGCACCGCCGATGGCGATGCCCGCGGCCTGCGTTACAACTATGACGCGTCGCTGGTGCATGTGGCCAATATCTGGAAGTATGCCTATGTGGGCATCAACAACATCAATGTGTTGTTGCAGAACATCGACAAACCGGTGATGGACCAGGGCAAGCGTAATATCCTCAAAGGACAGGCGCTGTTTCTCAGAGGCTTTTTCTATTTTATTCTTACCAGTAATTATGGTGATGTGCCACTGGTACTGCGCCCGCTCGCTATCAATGAAGTAAACATGGCCGCGGCCAAACAGGCAGACGTGTATGCGCAGGTAGAGAAAGATATGAAAGACGCAGAGGCGCTGCTGAAAGATTATACCGTAGTACAGGCGAAATTTAATGACGTGGTGACGCTGACCGCCGTACAGGCCATGCTGGCAAGGGTATATATCTACTGGGCCGGTTATCCGCAGAACAATACCGCCAAATACCAGGACGTCATTACCTATACCGATAAAGTGATCAATTCCGGTCTTCATGCATTGAACCCCGACTACCGCCAGATATTTATCAACCTGGCCAAAGACCTGTACGATGTAAAAGAGAATATCTGGGAGCTGGGCTCACTGGGCGCTGCCGCGGGCGTGGTCAATAAATCCGGCAATGATATCGGCAACTTCGTAGGCATACAGTCGGCCCTTACTGCCGCAGATTCCACCTCCTATAATGCCGCCGCCTGGGTATGGGTGACTAAAAAACTGTTTGACGCCTACGAAGTTGATCCTAACAGCACTGCCACGCCTAACAAGGCTTCGTTGGATATCCGTCGTGACTGGAACTGCGCCAATTATATTTACAACGGCACCAATCCCCGCGTAAAAGCCGCCAGGCCTAATATCTGGCAGATGTGCGCCGGTAAGTTCAGAAGGGAATATGTGCCGCAGTCTATCCGCAATACTAACGGTGCCGCAGGTACGTATAATATCAACTGGCCGATGATCCGTTACTCCGATGTATTGCTGATGCGCGCCGAAGCAGAGAACTATGTGAATGGCCCCGCTAACGCCTATACGTATATCAACCAGGTGCGTAAAAGAGGTTACGGCCTGCTGAACGGCAACGTGGTGAAGTCTGTTTCCATTGTGAATGCCGGTTCGGGGTATACCGTACCGCCGGTTGTCACCATCACCGGCGGCGGGGGTAACGGCGCTACAGCCACCGCCATCCTCACCAGCGGTAAAGTAACGGGCATCTATCTTACCAGTCCCGGTGCATTAACGCCTGGCGCTTATTATTCTTCCGCGCCGGTAGTGGTAGTGGGCACTTTCTGGACGCCAGGTGTCAGCTATACCGCCGGTATGCAGGTCACCAATGGCGCTAATCTGTACACCGTTACTACAGCAGGCACTTCTACCAACACGGCGCCCACGCATACCAGCGGCGCTTCCAGCGCTGCGGTGACCGGAGCGGTGTTCACTTATGCCGGCGCAGCGGCTACCGCCACTGCCACCATTACTACCGGTACTGAATCCGACCTGACGCCCGGCCTAAGCAAAGAAGCGTTCCAGCTGGCCATCCGCGATGAAAGGATGCGGGAGCTGTGTTTTGAAGCATTGCGCAAGGCAGACCTGATACGCTGGGGGCATTTTGTGGCAGATATGCAGGAGTTCGCCGCCTGGGCCACCAGCAACGGCGCCGGCGTAACGGCCACCGGCAATCCCAACGGGCTGCAGGGCATCCGTAACGTAAGCCAGCGTCATGTGCTGCTGCCCAAACCGACCTATGAACTTAACCTTAACCGTTTACTGGTACAGAACGAAGGCTGGTAATTCAAAAATCAACACACATGAAAAAATCACTCATCATACTCTTCGCATTGGCTGCCGTGGCCTGTTCCAGGAAAATGCAGGTAGACAGGCCGGACTTCGGCGTGTCCCTGGACCCGGCCCGCCGGGTGGCCGATACTTTTGTGTACCGCCTCGGTGACTCCACCCGGTTTCAATTCAACGGCTCCGTAGGCAACATCGCCTTCTATTCCGGTGAAACAGGCAAACGGTACGACAGCCGTTCAACCACTTATCAACTCGGCAAAGTGACGCTGAGCTTCTCTTCCAAATCGGAGTTTGGCGCACAAACCAACACGTTGCAGGTGCTGGCCACCAATAACCTGCCCGGTTTTGATTCCGCTTCCGTGGTGAATGCTGCCTGGAAAGATATCAGTTCCCGCGGTAAACTGGCCACCAGCGCTACCGTGGTGCCCTTTGGCACAGCCGATCTTACAGACCTGGTGGGCAACGCCAATGACTCGCTGTTTATCGCGTTCAAATACAGCGGTGTAACGGGTACGACCCAACGTACCTGGACCATCACTGATTTCTCCGTAAACAATGTACTGGCAGACCGGAACATAGCACTCAGCACCGTGGCGGCTGATGTGGCGTACTGGACACGTTACGGTAACGTATGGGACCCCGCCAATGGCCGCTGGACGCCCTCCGCCACCGATCTTAAAATCACCGGCGGCAATGCGTCCGCCGCTACTAATACCAGCTGGATCATCACCAGGCCGCTATACGTGGGCCGCATAGCGCCCGATGTCAGCACCGGCGTAAAAAGCATCAACGAACCAGACAAAACGGAGTATGTTTACGTATATCCGGCCCCGGGAGTATACCGGGCTACTTTCATCGCCTACAACCATACAGTGGACGAGGAAAAAAGCACTATCCGTGAATTTATCATTAAAGTGACACCATAAGAATTATGAAACCATGGCTTTGTTTGGCGGTAGCCGCAGGACTGACGGCTTACACCTCTTTTACAGAAAAGGATTTTATCAACAGTAATACCGGCTTTGCGCGGCAGCAGTTGACGCATATGTTGCACGAAACGGAAACCCGCGACAGCCTGGCTTTTCCCCGCACCACCGATAAAGCCGGGAAGATGACCACTACCTCCATGTACGACTGGACGCCCGGCTTTTTCCCCGGCTCGCTCTGGTATGCATATGAGTTGACAAAAGATCCGGTGCTGCGGCAGCAGGCGGTCCGCTGGACAGAAAAACTGGCGCCGCTGCAACATTTTACGCAGCACCACGACCTGGGGTTTATGATGTATTGCAGCTACGGCAACGCCTATCGGTTGACCGGCAACCCAGCTTACCGCGACATCCTTGTGCAGGGCGCACGTTCGCTCAGCACCCGCTACAACCCCGTCACCAAAAGCATTAAATCCTGGAATGCCTTTAAATCCTGGCATGGAGAACAGATGTACCGCTATCCGGTGATCATCGATAACCTCATGAACCTGGAATTGCTGTTCTTCGCATCCAAAGTAACCGGTGATACCAGCTTCCGGCACATCGCTGTCAGTCACGCAGAGACGGCCATGCATAACCAGATACGGCCGGACTATAGTTCGTATCACGTAGTATGTTACGATACTACCAATGGCAAAGTGCTGGCGCGGGAAACGGCACAGGGATATGCAGATAATTCCACCTGGGCGCGTGGCCAGGCCTGGGGCATTTATGGTTTTACCATGATCTACCGGGAAACAAAAGATCCGCGCTTCCTGAAAACAGCCACAGGTATGGCCGACTGGTTCCTCAACAGCAAAAACCTGCCGAAAGACAAAGTGCCCTATTGGGATTTTAACGCACAGGAAAAAGGATACGCCCCAGGGATGCGGTCTAATGCAGTCAACGTAAAAACAAAATACCGCGACGTGTCTGCCGCAGCCATTGTGGCTTCAGCGCTGTTTGAGCTGAGTGGTTATGTAGATGTTGCCAGGGGCGCAAAATACCGTCAGGCTGCCATTGACATGTTGCATGTACTGGGCAGTCCGGCTTATCGTGCGCCTGAAGGAGCCAATGGCAATTTTATCCTCATGCACAGCGTAGGCAGCATCCCGCATAATAATGAGATCGATGTGCCGCTGGTATATGCAGATTATTATTTTCTGGAAGCGTTGCAGCGATATAAAAATTTATAACTCCTGTTGTACCACAGTAAACATAAAAAGAGCAGAAATCAGGTTAACGGTAGAAGATCTCTTTTAACCAATATTCGCTTATTTTTAAGATATGATTTCAGGAGCTTCTTCTATTCCCAAATACTCTCTG
This window contains:
- a CDS encoding glycoside hydrolase family 88 protein, which translates into the protein MKPWLCLAVAAGLTAYTSFTEKDFINSNTGFARQQLTHMLHETETRDSLAFPRTTDKAGKMTTTSMYDWTPGFFPGSLWYAYELTKDPVLRQQAVRWTEKLAPLQHFTQHHDLGFMMYCSYGNAYRLTGNPAYRDILVQGARSLSTRYNPVTKSIKSWNAFKSWHGEQMYRYPVIIDNLMNLELLFFASKVTGDTSFRHIAVSHAETAMHNQIRPDYSSYHVVCYDTTNGKVLARETAQGYADNSTWARGQAWGIYGFTMIYRETKDPRFLKTATGMADWFLNSKNLPKDKVPYWDFNAQEKGYAPGMRSNAVNVKTKYRDVSAAAIVASALFELSGYVDVARGAKYRQAAIDMLHVLGSPAYRAPEGANGNFILMHSVGSIPHNNEIDVPLVYADYYFLEALQRYKNL
- a CDS encoding RagB/SusD family nutrient uptake outer membrane protein — protein: MKRICIFACIAIAGLTACNKFLDTKPTDFYTPDNYYQNEVQLQQALNGVYSDLMRPELYAQVMGFNFVSTTDEVMANRTADGDARGLRYNYDASLVHVANIWKYAYVGINNINVLLQNIDKPVMDQGKRNILKGQALFLRGFFYFILTSNYGDVPLVLRPLAINEVNMAAAKQADVYAQVEKDMKDAEALLKDYTVVQAKFNDVVTLTAVQAMLARVYIYWAGYPQNNTAKYQDVITYTDKVINSGLHALNPDYRQIFINLAKDLYDVKENIWELGSLGAAAGVVNKSGNDIGNFVGIQSALTAADSTSYNAAAWVWVTKKLFDAYEVDPNSTATPNKASLDIRRDWNCANYIYNGTNPRVKAARPNIWQMCAGKFRREYVPQSIRNTNGAAGTYNINWPMIRYSDVLLMRAEAENYVNGPANAYTYINQVRKRGYGLLNGNVVKSVSIVNAGSGYTVPPVVTITGGGGNGATATAILTSGKVTGIYLTSPGALTPGAYYSSAPVVVVGTFWTPGVSYTAGMQVTNGANLYTVTTAGTSTNTAPTHTSGASSAAVTGAVFTYAGAAATATATITTGTESDLTPGLSKEAFQLAIRDERMRELCFEALRKADLIRWGHFVADMQEFAAWATSNGAGVTATGNPNGLQGIRNVSQRHVLLPKPTYELNLNRLLVQNEGW
- a CDS encoding DUF5017 domain-containing protein; this encodes MKKSLIILFALAAVACSRKMQVDRPDFGVSLDPARRVADTFVYRLGDSTRFQFNGSVGNIAFYSGETGKRYDSRSTTYQLGKVTLSFSSKSEFGAQTNTLQVLATNNLPGFDSASVVNAAWKDISSRGKLATSATVVPFGTADLTDLVGNANDSLFIAFKYSGVTGTTQRTWTITDFSVNNVLADRNIALSTVAADVAYWTRYGNVWDPANGRWTPSATDLKITGGNASAATNTSWIITRPLYVGRIAPDVSTGVKSINEPDKTEYVYVYPAPGVYRATFIAYNHTVDEEKSTIREFIIKVTP